In one Deltaproteobacteria bacterium genomic region, the following are encoded:
- a CDS encoding type II toxin-antitoxin system HicA family toxin encodes MNARTLRRILRALGCVEVRQTGSHLRVQCGKCFSTIPLHAGEDLGPGLLRAIERDLEPCLGRKWLRRAERIGG; translated from the coding sequence GTGAACGCGCGCACCCTGCGGCGGATCTTGCGCGCGCTTGGGTGCGTCGAAGTGAGACAGACTGGCTCTCATTTGCGAGTGCAATGCGGCAAGTGCTTCTCGACGATCCCGCTTCATGCCGGCGAGGATCTCGGACCGGGACTCCTGCGCGCGATCGAGCGCGATCTCGAGCCGTGTCTCGGGAGGAAGTGGCTGCGCCGAGCGGAGCGGATCGGAGGATAG